The following are encoded together in the Phyllobacterium zundukense genome:
- a CDS encoding IS1595 family transposase, producing the protein MAEPILDVLSGIRTVDEMVATFHDEKHCRRLLESMVWPEGRICPSCGYRHSIAIAGRNTSKRRARPGLYQCSNGECRFQFTVTTHTPLHATKLPLRVWLKAMWLMLQSDKGLSSVRLAEIVGVSQPTAWRMGHALRLMVARENMLDGTVEIDHFYLGGRARKQRDEPPPGRGRKGQANTEKTPIIAMVQRPSDIVPGTLAGDARAAVVTGLSLRAAERAIETQIEPDAHLMSDEAKAFMAIGESFAGHETVNHSSGEYARGNVHVNSTEGFNSRVRRTIAGVFHHISPQHADLYFHEIGFRWSQRVVTGSVVRKTRHGRETMRTLWSRVPPALQLLNVFRAATGRQMRRSPDGGLIIKSTVAAFG; encoded by the coding sequence ATGGCTGAACCGATACTCGACGTGCTATCCGGCATCCGGACGGTTGATGAAATGGTTGCAACCTTCCATGATGAGAAACATTGCCGCAGATTGCTGGAAAGCATGGTGTGGCCGGAAGGCAGAATTTGCCCTTCCTGTGGCTATCGACACTCGATAGCCATTGCCGGGCGGAACACGAGTAAACGGCGGGCTCGTCCAGGTCTCTATCAATGTTCCAATGGCGAATGCCGCTTCCAGTTCACCGTGACGACACACACGCCATTGCACGCAACAAAACTGCCCTTGCGTGTCTGGCTGAAGGCCATGTGGCTGATGCTCCAGTCGGACAAGGGTCTGTCCTCGGTACGGCTGGCCGAAATCGTCGGGGTAAGCCAGCCGACGGCCTGGCGTATGGGACATGCGTTGCGTCTCATGGTGGCGCGGGAGAATATGCTCGATGGCACAGTAGAGATCGACCATTTCTATCTCGGCGGCCGAGCGAGGAAGCAGCGGGACGAACCTCCTCCGGGACGGGGACGGAAAGGTCAGGCAAACACGGAGAAAACCCCGATTATAGCGATGGTACAACGACCCTCTGATATAGTCCCCGGCACTCTGGCCGGCGATGCGCGGGCCGCGGTTGTGACAGGTCTTTCCTTGCGTGCGGCCGAGCGTGCTATTGAAACGCAGATTGAACCGGACGCGCATTTGATGAGCGACGAGGCAAAGGCATTCATGGCCATCGGTGAAAGTTTTGCCGGACATGAAACCGTGAATCATTCCAGCGGTGAATATGCCCGTGGGAATGTCCACGTCAATTCGACCGAGGGGTTCAACTCCCGCGTCAGGCGGACCATCGCCGGTGTTTTTCATCACATCAGTCCACAACATGCGGATCTGTATTTCCATGAGATCGGCTTTCGCTGGTCCCAGCGTGTTGTAACCGGAAGTGTGGTCCGGAAAACTCGGCACGGCCGGGAAACCATGCGAACTCTCTGGTCACGGGTGCCACCCGCGCTGCAACTTCTGAACGTTTTTCGCGCGGCCACGGGACGTCAGATGCGCAGAAGCCCGGACGGCGGGCTCATTATCAAATCAACTGTAGCTGCCTTTGGTTGA
- a CDS encoding M24 family metallopeptidase has product MAERGVDLLIVDQREHRAYFSGFSSTAAMYQALLIPLDQEPIAVIRGLDSPSFSEASRFSDFVAFSDNENPIKVAAETIKSRGFGASSIGVERDSHILTVNRALEFESLLPDAKFVDFSRVMWEMRLVKSPLELACLTVAAEICDRAAAAAFEVAQVGVNEREVFAAMTSEAWRSGADNAQVGVMSSGPRSGTLHSSLGDRTLAEGDIVHLEPVPHFRGYTSRLMRPKSIGAPTDEQIRTAETMIRIQDEQFRTMRPGVNAKDVDHVVREGMLEAGLRDSYANITGYTLGLKSPPRTSDFTRVFLADSDWKLEQNQVFHMYTSARGMAFSETIVVTPEGGTRLTKMDRRLFC; this is encoded by the coding sequence ATGGCCGAGCGCGGCGTGGATCTACTCATCGTGGACCAACGTGAACACCGGGCCTATTTCAGCGGTTTCTCGTCAACAGCGGCCATGTACCAAGCCTTGCTCATCCCCCTCGACCAAGAGCCCATTGCAGTAATCCGTGGCCTCGATTCTCCCAGCTTTAGCGAGGCAAGTCGTTTCAGCGATTTTGTAGCATTTTCCGATAACGAAAACCCGATTAAGGTCGCAGCCGAGACGATCAAATCCCGCGGCTTTGGAGCCTCGTCAATAGGCGTCGAGCGCGATAGCCATATTCTCACGGTGAACCGCGCATTGGAGTTCGAAAGTCTGCTGCCAGATGCCAAGTTCGTCGATTTCTCCCGCGTCATGTGGGAAATGCGGCTCGTCAAATCCCCGCTCGAGCTTGCATGTCTAACAGTGGCCGCCGAGATCTGCGACCGTGCGGCGGCGGCAGCCTTCGAGGTAGCCCAGGTTGGCGTTAACGAGCGCGAAGTTTTTGCGGCCATGACGAGCGAAGCGTGGCGTAGTGGCGCTGATAATGCGCAGGTCGGTGTTATGTCGTCCGGCCCCCGCTCGGGAACTTTGCACTCGTCCCTCGGCGACCGCACTCTGGCTGAAGGGGATATCGTACACCTGGAGCCGGTTCCACATTTTCGTGGTTATACCTCGCGACTTATGCGCCCGAAATCAATCGGTGCTCCGACCGATGAACAAATCCGGACTGCCGAAACAATGATCCGAATTCAGGACGAGCAGTTCCGCACCATGAGGCCGGGCGTCAATGCAAAAGATGTTGACCACGTCGTACGCGAGGGGATGCTGGAGGCTGGACTGCGCGACAGCTACGCGAATATTACCGGCTATACGCTCGGCCTAAAGAGCCCCCCTCGCACCAGCGATTTCACCCGTGTTTTCCTTGCGGATAGCGATTGGAAACTCGAGCAGAATCAAGTTTTCCACATGTACACATCGGCGCGTGGCATGGCCTTCAGCGAAACCATCGTCGTCACGCCCGAAGGGGGGACGCGCTTAACCAAAATGGATCGTAGGCTTTTCTGCTGA
- a CDS encoding gamma-glutamyltransferase family protein yields MSSEAPLHVHSSIGFGIATPVPAATAAANAIRLQGGSVFDMYLAALACAWVADPANCSPFGRMQGVFSLGGEIGCLHAPTAIRAAPGSTIPVPANIAAWYFLKCSGRLRLPFSDLLQPAITLAQHGFKPSTILKVALESEGPALSEPLKAIYLDETSAPRKDIRNPELASFLQILAESDSENNFWQKLRARNSGPWRVDETLDNPVRHSVPRTLELDLDGRPRRLLTTGTLETWGTWTALGAAVAVGLRRSGVLSDLSRAMEAYVLSTILLLDRIPFAVGTLEPKVECPSVEVDVPSEAIAIVDRVIQMMDASVQELWNGLGSTYFPGPDSWTDDANTNHFAIASGDDFLSFTTSIGPWFGSRISWWGAGLGYSYAMKSNVLFERQTHDVTEMSPLIVEEAGSPIMAIGSAGSERILGSLTYLLFLKFGLGYSEDMADLMGKPRVFPKDGKLRMHGDFWPEARAHLEARGFEIAPTEYDPSAHMGLVNVVERVDGRRYKSGADRSSAGSAL; encoded by the coding sequence ATGAGTTCTGAAGCGCCGTTGCATGTCCACAGCAGCATAGGATTCGGGATCGCCACTCCCGTGCCCGCGGCCACGGCCGCAGCAAATGCTATAAGACTACAGGGCGGCAGTGTCTTCGACATGTATCTCGCCGCCCTCGCTTGCGCTTGGGTCGCAGATCCGGCAAACTGTAGCCCTTTCGGACGCATGCAAGGTGTCTTTTCCTTAGGGGGCGAAATCGGATGCCTGCATGCTCCGACTGCGATCCGGGCAGCACCAGGATCCACTATTCCCGTCCCGGCTAATATAGCCGCTTGGTACTTCCTGAAATGTAGCGGTCGGTTGCGCCTGCCATTTTCTGATCTCCTTCAGCCGGCCATAACACTCGCCCAGCATGGCTTTAAACCAAGCACGATCTTGAAGGTTGCACTTGAAAGCGAAGGTCCTGCTCTGAGTGAGCCTCTTAAGGCTATTTACTTAGACGAGACCAGTGCGCCTCGTAAAGATATCCGAAATCCTGAGCTCGCAAGCTTTCTCCAGATCCTCGCCGAATCTGACAGTGAAAATAATTTCTGGCAGAAGCTGCGAGCCCGGAACTCTGGACCTTGGCGCGTCGATGAAACTCTCGACAATCCGGTCCGTCACTCCGTTCCGCGCACACTTGAACTGGACCTTGACGGACGCCCCAGACGACTTCTTACGACTGGGACGCTTGAGACCTGGGGAACATGGACCGCACTCGGCGCGGCAGTGGCTGTCGGACTCCGTAGAAGCGGTGTGTTGAGCGATCTTTCGCGTGCCATGGAAGCCTATGTACTGTCGACTATCCTCCTCCTTGATCGGATACCTTTCGCGGTTGGCACTCTTGAACCCAAAGTCGAGTGTCCTTCCGTCGAAGTCGACGTCCCTTCGGAAGCCATCGCAATTGTAGACCGCGTAATTCAAATGATGGATGCGTCCGTCCAAGAGCTTTGGAATGGTTTAGGATCGACCTATTTCCCAGGGCCGGACAGTTGGACTGATGACGCTAACACTAATCACTTTGCCATCGCTTCCGGCGACGATTTCCTGTCGTTTACAACCTCGATCGGTCCCTGGTTTGGTTCGCGGATATCTTGGTGGGGTGCAGGGCTCGGCTACAGCTACGCTATGAAATCAAACGTGCTTTTCGAACGCCAAACCCACGACGTCACTGAGATGTCTCCGCTTATCGTAGAGGAGGCCGGCTCCCCAATTATGGCTATCGGTTCCGCCGGAAGCGAACGCATCCTTGGTTCACTCACCTATTTGTTGTTTCTGAAATTTGGTCTTGGATATTCCGAAGACATGGCAGATTTGATGGGAAAACCGCGCGTCTTTCCAAAGGACGGCAAGCTCCGGATGCACGGGGACTTTTGGCCAGAGGCGCGCGCACACCTTGAAGCCCGAGGTTTCGAGATCGCACCAACAGAATACGACCCCAGCGCCCACATGGGGCTGGTGAACGTTGTCGAGCGTGTCGACGGCCGGCGGTATAAGAGCGGAGCTGACCGGTCGAGCGCAGGCAGCGCGCTTTGA
- a CDS encoding gamma-glutamyl-gamma-aminobutyrate hydrolase family protein, which translates to MQGKDVRDDVDATSSTIGRPLPRQPLVAISADVVGLYKYLWQATPLQYIEAAVAGAGVFPLIVPSFGDRLDFDQLFAAVDGLIVTGSGSNVHPSLYGGDGSQANGPYDPARDSTTLPLIRKAIAEGLPVLAICRGLQELNVALGGTLATEIQDKPGNLDHREVPSDNRDERYAIHQTLAITSDSCLSAIVGGDNIIVNSLHRQAIGRLAEELEVVARAEDGTIEAVSVRSARAFALGVQWHPEYWIKTDETSARIFRAFGDAVRARAATRLGVADAAE; encoded by the coding sequence ATGCAGGGCAAAGATGTACGTGACGATGTAGACGCCACAAGTTCCACGATTGGCCGCCCACTGCCTCGTCAGCCGCTTGTTGCCATTTCGGCGGATGTCGTTGGGCTATACAAATATCTCTGGCAGGCGACGCCTTTGCAGTACATCGAGGCGGCGGTTGCAGGTGCAGGGGTCTTTCCTTTGATCGTTCCTTCATTTGGAGACAGACTTGACTTCGATCAGCTCTTTGCCGCTGTTGACGGACTGATTGTAACGGGGTCCGGGTCAAATGTGCATCCATCGCTCTATGGCGGTGACGGGAGTCAGGCAAATGGTCCCTACGATCCTGCGAGGGATTCGACCACATTGCCGTTAATCCGCAAGGCAATTGCCGAAGGGCTCCCCGTGCTTGCGATCTGCCGCGGGCTTCAGGAATTGAATGTCGCGCTTGGCGGGACGCTTGCGACCGAAATCCAGGATAAGCCCGGAAACCTTGATCATCGGGAGGTGCCGAGCGATAACCGCGATGAGCGGTATGCCATCCACCAGACCTTGGCCATTACGTCAGATAGTTGCCTCTCCGCCATCGTCGGTGGAGACAATATCATTGTGAATTCTCTCCATCGCCAGGCAATTGGCCGGTTAGCGGAGGAGCTTGAGGTCGTGGCACGGGCCGAGGACGGAACTATCGAAGCGGTATCGGTCCGGAGCGCACGCGCTTTTGCCCTTGGGGTGCAATGGCATCCCGAATACTGGATAAAAACCGATGAGACATCCGCACGCATCTTTCGGGCTTTCGGCGACGCGGTCCGCGCCCGCGCGGCTACAAGGCTTGGCGTAGCGGACGCCGCCGAATAA
- the istA gene encoding IS21 family transposase, translating into MPSKRKLTMRQLRQMLRLCADGVSVRDIAVLQGIARSTVQDNLDRARSAGLTWPVPAELTDDILEHRLFSPKGVKQGMRRRVEPNWSALSIELKKPGVTLSILWEEYRAEHPDGYGYSRFCDLFRGFERRLTPTMRQEHVAGDKAFVDYSGKKVPIVDRKTGEVREAELFLGVLGASSYTYAEATWTQTLPDWIGSHVRMFRFFDGVPRLLVPDNLKSGVNRASFYDPEINRSYGMMASHYGVGVLPARPRRPKDKAKVENGVRFAQSCILGRLRKQTFFSLTEANEAIAGAVRRINDHVMRRLGQSRRDLFDMMERPALAALPGEDYEFAEWRLARVSTDYHVEFERYFYSVPHNLIRQQVDVRATSRAIEIFLQGKRVAVHQRRYGGPRYGTNPDHMPSSHRRYAEWTPERFRRWAASIGPNTEGLIIAILASRPHPEQGFRTCLGVLKLYRAIGTMQAEAVSARAVEIGGLTCKSIGALISSHKAPRHSAEPAAVGEHANLRGPGYFH; encoded by the coding sequence ATGCCGTCAAAGAGAAAGCTGACCATGCGACAACTGAGACAAATGCTACGACTTTGCGCGGACGGCGTCAGCGTTCGCGACATAGCCGTGCTGCAGGGTATTGCCCGCAGCACGGTTCAGGACAATCTGGATCGCGCCCGATCTGCGGGGCTGACCTGGCCTGTGCCGGCGGAGCTGACGGACGATATACTTGAACATCGGCTTTTCAGCCCAAAGGGCGTCAAACAAGGCATGCGCCGCCGCGTCGAGCCAAACTGGAGCGCTCTTTCAATAGAGCTGAAGAAGCCCGGCGTCACCTTGTCCATTCTATGGGAGGAATATCGGGCTGAGCATCCCGACGGCTACGGTTACAGCCGCTTTTGTGACCTATTCCGCGGATTTGAGCGCCGCCTTACGCCGACGATGCGACAGGAGCACGTCGCTGGCGACAAGGCCTTCGTGGATTATTCCGGCAAGAAGGTGCCGATTGTCGACCGCAAAACCGGCGAAGTGCGCGAGGCGGAACTGTTCCTCGGGGTGCTCGGCGCGTCAAGCTACACCTATGCGGAAGCCACCTGGACCCAGACGTTGCCTGATTGGATCGGCTCGCATGTGCGCATGTTCCGTTTCTTCGATGGCGTTCCCCGGTTGCTTGTCCCCGACAATCTGAAGTCCGGCGTGAACCGCGCCAGCTTCTATGATCCGGAGATCAACCGCAGTTATGGCATGATGGCGTCCCATTACGGTGTTGGTGTTCTGCCGGCACGGCCACGCCGCCCGAAGGACAAGGCCAAAGTCGAGAACGGCGTCCGTTTCGCCCAGAGCTGTATTCTCGGCCGCTTGCGCAAGCAAACCTTCTTCTCCCTCACAGAGGCCAATGAAGCGATCGCCGGAGCGGTCAGGCGGATCAATGACCATGTCATGCGCCGCCTCGGACAGAGCCGCCGCGACCTGTTCGACATGATGGAGCGTCCTGCGCTCGCAGCCCTTCCTGGCGAGGATTACGAGTTCGCCGAATGGCGGCTGGCGCGGGTCTCGACGGACTACCATGTCGAATTCGAGCGCTATTTCTATTCCGTGCCACACAACCTGATCCGCCAGCAGGTGGACGTCAGAGCCACAAGTCGCGCGATCGAGATCTTCCTCCAAGGCAAACGCGTCGCTGTTCACCAGCGCCGCTATGGCGGTCCGCGCTACGGGACGAACCCGGATCATATGCCCAGTTCACACCGCCGCTATGCCGAGTGGACCCCGGAGCGGTTCCGGCGTTGGGCTGCCTCGATCGGACCCAACACGGAAGGCCTCATCATCGCCATCCTTGCCAGCCGGCCTCACCCCGAACAGGGCTTCAGAACCTGCCTCGGGGTTCTCAAGCTCTACCGAGCAATCGGTACAATGCAGGCCGAGGCCGTTTCCGCTCGTGCCGTCGAGATCGGCGGCCTGACCTGCAAAAGCATCGGCGCGCTCATTTCCAGTCACAAAGCACCCAGACATTCCGCCGAACCTGCCGCCGTCGGCGAACATGCCAATTTGCGCGGCCCCGGCTACTTTCATTAA
- a CDS encoding CapA family protein, giving the protein MEERNIVDQSAANSVSRQEASKYDSIGSVSTNVADGFTLVAVGDLIVSRAITKNNHPGFGEVAELLQGVDVTFGNLETNIFDSRYFTGSPQAEYGGAYHVSLPVVGPALKAMGFNIVSYANNHTFDWGVEGMRETCRALDQNEIIHAGVGENLSQAGAARFVESPRGRVALVSFATTFTPMSRACDPAGEAPGRPGLNALRLARSVVVAPHMLVSLREIRDSLPNYVGDHAEDDLVELAGVTYKAGGQAGYSYEPHSGDVAHILRNLRRGKQFSDFCIATNHGHEPGNWSQEPADYERAFAHSLIDAGADAYIVHGPHQLRGIEIYKGRPIFYSLGNFMMDDLRTPVGADMFDAYGKDERADTDAEVTVAEMASGYTTAPGFKDPVFYESIVTSSRFEGNRLVELQLHPIELGHSKRFANRGIPCLAPPAKAKSILERLQKLSAPFGTEISIEDDVGIIRC; this is encoded by the coding sequence ATGGAAGAGAGAAATATAGTGGACCAATCGGCGGCAAATAGTGTCTCTCGACAAGAGGCGAGCAAATACGATTCCATTGGTTCGGTATCAACAAACGTGGCAGACGGCTTCACTTTGGTTGCTGTGGGCGACCTTATCGTCTCTCGAGCGATTACGAAAAACAACCACCCGGGGTTCGGCGAAGTGGCCGAACTTCTGCAAGGAGTTGATGTCACGTTTGGCAATCTAGAAACGAACATCTTTGACAGCCGATATTTCACCGGAAGTCCCCAAGCCGAATATGGCGGCGCGTATCACGTCAGCCTGCCAGTTGTTGGGCCCGCTTTGAAGGCAATGGGGTTCAATATCGTAAGTTACGCCAACAATCACACGTTCGATTGGGGCGTTGAAGGCATGCGGGAGACCTGCCGGGCGCTCGACCAGAACGAAATCATTCATGCAGGTGTCGGCGAAAACCTTTCGCAAGCTGGCGCCGCTCGTTTTGTCGAAAGCCCGCGTGGCCGGGTGGCGCTGGTATCGTTTGCAACGACGTTTACGCCGATGTCCCGGGCATGTGATCCCGCTGGCGAGGCGCCCGGCAGACCAGGCCTTAATGCCCTTCGATTGGCAAGGAGCGTGGTCGTGGCACCCCACATGCTCGTGAGCCTGAGGGAGATACGCGATTCTCTGCCAAACTACGTAGGCGATCATGCGGAAGACGACCTGGTCGAGCTTGCTGGTGTGACCTACAAAGCCGGTGGGCAAGCGGGCTACAGCTATGAGCCCCATTCCGGCGACGTTGCTCATATCCTGCGCAATCTGAGACGCGGTAAACAGTTCTCTGACTTCTGCATTGCGACGAACCACGGACACGAACCGGGAAATTGGAGCCAGGAACCAGCTGATTATGAGAGAGCGTTCGCGCACTCGCTGATTGATGCTGGGGCCGACGCATACATCGTACATGGCCCGCACCAACTGCGCGGAATAGAAATCTACAAGGGCCGGCCAATCTTCTATAGCCTTGGAAACTTTATGATGGATGACCTGCGGACCCCCGTGGGCGCTGACATGTTTGACGCTTACGGCAAAGACGAACGGGCTGACACGGACGCTGAGGTCACGGTCGCCGAAATGGCATCGGGATATACAACAGCTCCAGGTTTTAAGGATCCGGTTTTCTACGAAAGTATTGTGACCTCAAGCCGGTTCGAGGGAAACAGACTTGTTGAACTGCAGCTCCACCCGATCGAACTTGGTCATTCGAAAAGGTTTGCGAACCGTGGCATCCCATGTCTTGCACCTCCGGCCAAAGCGAAATCAATTCTGGAACGTCTCCAGAAGCTGTCGGCGCCCTTTGGCACTGAGATCAGCATCGAAGACGATGTCGGAATTATCAGATGCTGA